One window of the Labilibaculum sp. genome contains the following:
- a CDS encoding TolC family protein: protein MRNLKIYFILLLVAGFSIKGKSQAVEMKLSLKEALVKASENNWEINKAKAEGRVAKAEFRQTNSVFLPIVNLSHSGVVTNDPLSSFGFKLKQEIATQADFNPLLLNAPGQTKNFNTKIEVQQPLINIDGIYGRRAANAKMQAVDYKTERTINFTKFEVKKAYYQLELAQEAVSVLQLSKKAAAEALQVTENNLAQGFVQEADLLSAKVRVLELNNQLADASNNQKSAGEFLAYLLGLDINVVIVTTDYLEKKPSLLNGLEQDFQIENRSDLNAYRKSVEARESMLKSERMQFLPRLNAFGAYEWNDDKLFGTSANNYMIGASLSWNLFSGYKNIGKVQKAKAELKISELNFAEYLSKNSMEIQSAKRNLKVAYDKIELSKLAKEQAEEALRIRTNRYKQGLEKTTDILYSETVSMARNLDYINSLYNYHVAVFQLELLLEKELQ from the coding sequence ATGCGAAACCTTAAAATTTATTTCATTTTACTCTTAGTTGCAGGCTTTTCAATAAAAGGGAAATCACAAGCTGTAGAAATGAAGTTAAGTTTGAAAGAAGCTTTAGTGAAAGCTTCCGAAAACAATTGGGAAATTAATAAGGCGAAGGCTGAGGGAAGAGTTGCCAAAGCCGAATTCCGTCAAACAAATTCCGTTTTTTTACCGATAGTGAATCTTTCACATTCGGGAGTTGTAACAAACGATCCGTTGAGCAGTTTTGGATTCAAATTAAAGCAGGAGATAGCTACACAGGCTGACTTTAATCCACTCTTACTAAATGCTCCTGGTCAGACTAAAAATTTCAATACTAAAATTGAGGTTCAGCAGCCATTAATTAATATTGATGGAATTTATGGCAGAAGAGCCGCGAATGCAAAAATGCAGGCTGTTGATTACAAAACAGAGAGAACAATCAATTTTACAAAGTTTGAGGTGAAGAAAGCCTATTATCAGCTCGAATTGGCTCAAGAGGCAGTTTCAGTTCTTCAATTATCAAAAAAGGCTGCTGCTGAAGCACTACAAGTTACTGAAAATAATTTGGCGCAAGGCTTTGTGCAGGAAGCAGATCTGTTATCTGCAAAGGTGCGGGTTTTGGAATTGAATAATCAGTTAGCAGATGCAAGTAATAATCAGAAGAGTGCAGGAGAGTTTTTGGCCTACCTTTTGGGTTTGGATATTAATGTGGTGATTGTTACTACAGATTATTTGGAGAAAAAGCCTTCCTTGTTAAATGGCTTGGAGCAAGATTTTCAAATTGAAAATCGTTCGGATTTGAATGCCTATAGAAAGAGCGTTGAAGCAAGAGAAAGTATGCTGAAATCAGAAAGAATGCAGTTCCTTCCCCGATTAAATGCATTTGGTGCATACGAATGGAATGACGATAAACTTTTTGGAACATCAGCAAATAATTACATGATTGGAGCAAGTTTATCATGGAATTTATTCAGCGGGTATAAAAATATTGGAAAGGTTCAGAAAGCGAAGGCCGAATTAAAAATATCGGAGTTGAACTTCGCTGAATACTTATCCAAAAACAGTATGGAAATTCAATCTGCCAAAAGAAATCTGAAAGTGGCATATGATAAAATTGAATTGAGCAAATTAGCCAAAGAGCAGGCAGAAGAAGCACTTCGAATACGTACTAACAGATACAAGCAAGGATTGGAAAAAACTACTGATATCTTATATTCTGAAACGGTTTCGATGGCACGGAATCTTGATTATATAAACAGTTTATACAATTATCATGTTGCAGTTTTCCAATTGGAGTTATTACTGGAAAAAGAATTACAATAA
- a CDS encoding M48 family metallopeptidase, whose protein sequence is MTSTMLLYIILGILTADFLLERFLEFLNHKKWSPILPKALEGIYDQEKYSQSQNYQKDKLMPSLISSGLGFIATVLMISLGGFAWVDEFVRNYFEHPITIALAFFGVILFFSSLLGLPFSYYSTFVIEEKYGFNRTSLKTFVLDKLKGGLLSIVIGGGILALLIWIYLQTTTNFWWMAWLVIAFFMIFMAMFYSSLLVPLFNKQTPLEDGELKDEISRFAGKVDFKLDNVYVMDGSKRSSKGNAYFSGLGSKKRIVLFDTLINDLTKEEIVAVLAHEIGHYKKKHTLSGIFLSLLQTGLMFYIFSLIIANPLLSEALGAKQQGFHLGLIAFGILYSPISTFLGLGMNILSRKNEYEADDYALKNYDGKALGDALKKLSVSSLSNLTPHPVYVFFYYSHPSLLQRLKALQLIK, encoded by the coding sequence ATGACATCAACGATGCTGCTTTATATCATACTGGGAATTTTAACTGCAGATTTTCTTTTAGAACGATTTCTTGAATTTTTGAATCATAAGAAATGGTCGCCAATTCTTCCTAAAGCATTAGAAGGGATTTACGATCAGGAAAAATATAGCCAGTCACAAAATTATCAGAAGGACAAATTGATGCCTTCGTTAATTTCATCGGGACTAGGTTTCATTGCCACGGTACTAATGATTAGTCTTGGTGGTTTTGCATGGGTTGATGAGTTCGTCAGGAATTATTTTGAACATCCAATAACAATTGCCTTAGCCTTTTTTGGTGTGATTTTGTTTTTTTCCAGTTTGCTGGGATTGCCTTTTTCTTACTATTCAACATTTGTAATTGAGGAGAAGTATGGTTTTAACAGAACAAGCTTAAAAACCTTTGTATTGGATAAATTAAAAGGTGGATTGCTTAGTATTGTAATTGGCGGTGGCATATTGGCTTTATTAATATGGATTTATTTGCAGACCACAACAAACTTCTGGTGGATGGCGTGGTTGGTAATTGCATTTTTCATGATTTTTATGGCTATGTTTTATTCTTCCTTGTTGGTGCCTTTATTTAATAAGCAAACACCTCTGGAAGATGGAGAATTAAAAGATGAGATTAGCAGGTTTGCAGGTAAAGTAGATTTCAAATTGGATAATGTCTATGTAATGGACGGTTCTAAACGATCATCGAAAGGAAACGCATATTTTAGCGGACTTGGATCAAAAAAGAGAATTGTCCTGTTTGACACATTAATTAATGATCTGACAAAGGAAGAGATTGTTGCGGTTTTGGCGCATGAAATTGGACACTATAAAAAGAAACATACACTTAGCGGCATATTTTTATCCTTACTGCAAACCGGACTGATGTTTTACATTTTTTCTTTGATTATTGCTAATCCCTTGCTTTCGGAAGCATTGGGAGCGAAGCAACAAGGATTTCATTTGGGATTGATTGCCTTTGGAATTTTGTATTCTCCGATATCAACCTTTTTAGGTTTGGGAATGAATATTTTATCACGAAAGAATGAATATGAGGCCGATGATTATGCCTTAAAAAATTATGATGGGAAAGCTTTAGGAGATGCTTTAAAGAAACTATCTGTTAGTTCTCTTAGCAATTTAACGCCACATCCGGTTTATGTGTTTTTTTACTATTCACATCCAAGTCTTTTACAACGATTAAAAGCATTACAGTTAATAAAATAA
- a CDS encoding DUF6340 family protein codes for MKRIFIIVTSLFLLSSCQTLSLYSFQGLNAPKVLIPADVKTIGFVDRNTSFKIDTVSQYYLVNSNLLTDTTDYSTDISMNCYLGFTENLSEYLVMDTIPFIQLGKKEISGDRDYTPMKWEQVDSICESNGSDILICLEDIQLYNKYTVFEDVLIYGITDANYYAVWRIYDPLNKTFLDEQIVIDSLFSEVTSPSYTRLIEEELPKRKDLFKDVSYQIGNQYADMLSPKWIDINRKYFTSGDDRLAISKYYIDNGDWETPITLWTEISEEKDDKLAGRASYNLAIAYEIKEDYKQANHWIRKSISHYKTLKSLPSEFKLVKAYTLELLERTKNKEKLDLFFGE; via the coding sequence ATGAAAAGGATATTTATAATTGTCACCTCATTATTTTTGTTATCATCTTGTCAAACTCTTTCGTTGTACAGTTTTCAAGGACTTAATGCACCAAAAGTTTTAATTCCTGCTGATGTAAAAACAATAGGCTTTGTTGATAGAAATACCAGTTTTAAGATTGATACTGTGAGTCAATATTATCTTGTAAACAGTAATCTTTTAACAGATACAACAGATTATTCTACAGATATTTCCATGAATTGCTATTTGGGTTTTACAGAGAACTTATCGGAGTATTTAGTTATGGATACTATTCCATTTATTCAGTTGGGTAAAAAGGAAATTTCAGGTGACAGAGATTATACACCAATGAAATGGGAACAGGTTGATAGCATCTGTGAGAGTAATGGATCCGATATTTTAATATGTCTTGAGGATATACAGTTATACAATAAATATACAGTATTCGAAGATGTGCTGATTTATGGAATTACCGATGCTAATTATTATGCTGTTTGGAGGATTTATGATCCTTTAAATAAAACATTTCTTGATGAGCAAATCGTGATTGATAGTTTGTTTTCGGAAGTTACATCACCGTCGTACACACGATTAATAGAGGAAGAATTGCCAAAAAGAAAAGATCTTTTTAAGGATGTTTCTTATCAGATTGGCAATCAATATGCAGACATGCTTTCACCTAAATGGATTGATATAAACAGAAAGTATTTTACTTCCGGAGATGATCGTTTAGCCATTTCAAAATACTATATTGATAATGGAGATTGGGAGACTCCAATTACGCTGTGGACTGAGATTTCAGAGGAGAAAGATGATAAACTTGCAGGAAGAGCTTCTTATAATTTAGCCATAGCTTATGAAATTAAAGAAGATTATAAGCAGGCAAATCATTGGATTCGAAAATCAATTTCTCATTATAAAACATTAAAGTCTTTGCCATCCGAATTTAAATTAGTTAAGGCATACACATTAGAACTTCTGGAGAGAACCAAAAACAAAGAGAAATTGGATCTTTTTTTTGGAGAGTAA